Proteins found in one Syntrophobacterales bacterium genomic segment:
- the tatB gene encoding Sec-independent protein translocase protein TatB, translating into MFGIGMPELLVIAVVALLVVGPKKLPDIAKALGKGLSEFRRAADGATETIKETLKTDELKKDMDGIKEALLHGGKEETKNAASDSTAAEDKKNSPKDAEPKPHE; encoded by the coding sequence ATGTTTGGTATTGGTATGCCGGAGTTGTTGGTAATCGCGGTAGTCGCATTGCTTGTGGTGGGCCCCAAGAAGCTGCCTGATATTGCCAAAGCATTGGGCAAGGGACTTTCTGAATTCCGCAGGGCGGCCGACGGCGCCACGGAAACGATCAAGGAAACTCTGAAAACCGACGAGTTGAAAAAGGACATGGACGGCATAAAAGAGGCCCTGCTTCATGGCGGCAAGGAAGAGACAAAAAACGCCGCTTCCGATTCTACCGCGGCCGAGGATAAAAAGAATTCCCCCAAAGACGCCGAACCCAAACCTCATGAATAG
- the tatC gene encoding twin-arginine translocase subunit TatC, whose product METENSEEEEKLPLTSHLEELKARLIRVLIVIGVGFGVCYLFKDWSFRVITKPLVEALPAQSSMIFTGLPEAFFIHMKIAFFASILLTAPYTLFEIWRFVSPGLYKKEKRTVVPFVFFSSLLFAGGVLFGYFIALPPAFRFFVSFSTDFLKPMISFREYLSLTLKFLLAFGLSFEMPVFMFFLAKIGVVNSKMLAKQRRYAILIIFIAAAILTPSPDAISQILMAGPLLVLYEVSIVLTKFAGKKKTSPEEAENEEADQS is encoded by the coding sequence ATGGAAACGGAAAATTCAGAAGAAGAAGAAAAACTGCCCCTGACCTCGCACCTTGAAGAGTTGAAGGCGCGTCTGATCAGGGTGCTGATCGTAATCGGCGTCGGCTTCGGGGTCTGCTATCTGTTTAAGGACTGGTCCTTCAGGGTAATCACCAAACCGCTGGTAGAGGCGCTGCCGGCGCAAAGTTCGATGATCTTCACGGGCCTTCCGGAGGCTTTTTTCATTCACATGAAGATTGCCTTTTTCGCTTCCATTTTGCTGACGGCCCCTTACACCCTGTTCGAGATCTGGCGCTTCGTCTCTCCCGGGCTTTACAAAAAGGAAAAACGGACAGTCGTTCCGTTTGTCTTTTTCTCCTCCCTCCTTTTTGCCGGCGGGGTGCTGTTCGGTTATTTTATCGCGCTGCCGCCGGCCTTTCGTTTTTTTGTCAGCTTTTCAACCGACTTTTTAAAGCCGATGATCTCGTTTCGTGAATATTTGAGTTTGACGCTTAAATTTCTGCTCGCCTTCGGTCTCAGTTTCGAGATGCCGGTATTCATGTTTTTTCTTGCCAAGATCGGGGTCGTCAACTCAAAGATGCTGGCAAAGCAGCGGCGCTACGCAATTCTGATTATTTTTATCGCCGCCGCCATTCTCACCCCGTCCCCGGATGCCATCAGCCAGATTCTGATGGCGGGTCCGCTCCTGGTTCTCTATGAGGTCAGCATTGTTCTGACAAAATTCGCCGGCAAGAAAAAAACATCCCCCGAAGAAGCCGAAAACGAGGAAGCCGACCAATCATGA